Genomic segment of Apium graveolens cultivar Ventura chromosome 7, ASM990537v1, whole genome shotgun sequence:
GGACATATCCTCTATTAATTATTTGACAACAAGAACGACTCATGAGCGTAACATCCCACATGATAAGCATATTTATAAATGATAAGCATATTTATAAATGTAGCGAAATGTATGCCGTATCGCTGTCTTTTTCGGATCAAACTATCGTCGGTATTTTTGAATAAACTATGGTGAATTGTTGGATGTGATATGTATTCACTTGTGGGGTTGGATATTATATCAAGTtcataaacaaaatttaaatgaaattttaataatattaataattgattaatacACCAATATTGACTCCGTAGAACTTGACTCTTCGTTAATCAATAATGCATACCACACTAACGGTATTTTAAATCACGCGCGTCAAACAAAACAAATGACTGCCGCCTCCTCCATTATCTCTCCTCTCCTGTCAAACGACGTCGTTAACCTCGCCGTCGACTACAAAAATCAGCCGGCAATTCGATCCACTTCCGGCGGATGGAGATCGGCAGTTCTCATAATAGGCACAACTCACTCACTTCTCAGTTCTCActactatattatattatactgTTAATATTTAATTTTGTACATACAGCAGCATCAAAGTGATATTAATGATTAAAACTTGAAATGATTTGATTTTGTAGGTGTTGAAATAGCTGAGAGAACAGCTTATACTGGAATTAGCTTTAATTTGATTACTTATCTTACCGGAGATTTAGGCCAATCCACGGCAACAGCAGCTGCTAATGTGAATGCTTGGTTTGGTTTATCCCTCATCACGCCGCTGCTTGGAGCAGTAATTGCTGATTCATATTTAGGTCGTTATCGTACAATCGTCGTTGCTTCAATTATCTATGTTTTGGTACCCCTTTCACTCCTTAAGCTTACCTATTGTTATTATGTTTCGAATGTCTATTCATTTAGTGATTTTTTGGTAACTGAAAAGAAATTTGTAAATTTAGATTTTTTGACGAGAATACGAGTTAAAGTATACTAGCGTTGAAATGTGCTTAGTGCTAGAGAGTTGTAAGATGAATTCTACTAAGGTAATGATGAACTGGTTGTGTGGTTCTTGCCCTAGCATTTAATTTAGTTTTAACTAGAAGGAACTTTTGTTAATTTTGAATTTCGGATTATATTCTGAGAAGAGACATTAGAATATATTAGCGTGAAAGTGTGTGTAGTACTAGAGAACTAAATTGTTTTGTTGAAATGGATTCAATTATGTAAAGATTTGGTTGTGTTCTTCTTGCTCTCACCATTATCGATATGTTTGGAAGATAATATAACTGTAACTATGTTGTATACAGAAAGTTAATTTCACACAGGCGTTTTGTGAAACGGTGGTTTTTGATTCAGTAATATACTACATTCGGATACAAATTATAGTAGAATTGATGCAGAGGTAGTGCGGTTTAAGCGATTCAGTTTACAATTTTGCAAAGGGTCTGTGGCTCCATTATGAGTGGCCTTGTCACCTATAAAGGCAGGACttgtattttttttcttttacttAGCATAAAGGGTAGGACTTATATTGATCTACAAATTTCACCTTACCTTATCTGTGTCTTTCTTTTCCTCGAATTATGAACCATCGATGTGACTAGTAATCTTAAAAGATGGAAATAACTATATGTTCAATGGTAATCAAGCTCTAATTCATCATTTATACCTAAAGGGCTAGCATGTAACATTTGCTACTAGGAAGTAGAGATGTCATAAGTCCAAAAGTGTGAAAACTGCATATCAGGGGCTGCAAGGTTTCGTACGGGATGCGCCACATGGCAAGTCCCCGTATCCGGATCAGTGATGCAGGAATGAGGGCGCTGAAGTGGAAAAAATTGTAAATAAATCAAAGTTTATAAGGAAATATATATCTGTTCTTATCATTATATTTTTTGTGTTTTATCATTTAGTTTATTTAtatgtaatattttttttttgtttagTTGGAGTTTTTCGATTTTGGGCACTGGAGACACTCATCCCTTCACTACCTTATCTTCTCCACCCTCCCTCTGATTCAAGTTAAATAGAAGTAATGCTTACTTTTCTATCTTGCTATCAATATCAAATGAAACCATATCCTTGCATTTATATCTCTTTCCCTAAGATTTACATGTATAAGCAGCTAGGATGTGAATTCGCATGGTCTTACTTCACATCAAATAAAAGAACAATCTTGCAGGAGGGATCAGATCAATGAAGTATATAGAGAGAGATTGTAGATAaacaaataatattcaaataattcTGCACGGTTACCTTTCAGTAGACGAACATAATTACCCCAATAGCCTTCAATGTCTATCTTTCACTTGAGTAAAAGTGCTATAACTTATCTGAAATTTTGAATTGATTTTCTGTGTTTGATAACTTATCCCAAGCCTAAATATTACTTCCTCCATTCAAATAGATTCTTAACATTTTCTAGTTTGAGATTTCCCATTCATTTCTTAACATGTCCTAAAGTAGCATATTTATTCTTACTACTATCAGTAGGTCCCAAACTTACACCCAATTTCTTAATTTTTCTTCACCTTTTTTCACTTTTCTTAAATTCCGTGTCCAACAACAATGTTAAGAATCTATTGGGATTGGGGAAGTATATGTCGAAAGGAAACAAGCTTTTTAGTGCATTGAAGAAATGACCAATCCATAAATGTTCGAGAAACTTTTCCATACACTAATTTTGTTGTTAAATGACGTCTGTGTGATACTCAATATTCTCTGCATCTGCCTTTACCTTTGCTAAAACATTTCTAATCTATTTAACGTGAAGATTCTGATTATGTTATTGCAATGGGATGGACTGCAGGGTCTTGGCTTGTTGACACTCTTTGCTGTAATTCCTTCCAATTCTACAGACTGCGATGCCAATTCTTCATCCTGCCATCCTCCCTTGTACCAACTTATCCTCTTTTTTTCCTCTTTATATCTTGTTGCTGTAGCACAAGGAGGGCATAAACCATGTGCTCAGGCATTTGGAGCTGACCAGTTTGATGCTGAAGATTTGGAGGAGTGCAAAGCCAAAAGTTCATTCTTCAATTGGTGGTATTTTGGTACATGTACTGGTACATTGGTGGCTCTCACAATTCTAAGTTATATTCAAGACAATTTTGGTTGGGGTCTAGGTTTCGGGATTCCGTGCATCACCATGAGTACGGCATTGGTGGTGTACTTGCTTGGGACTATGTCATATCGATTTAGTATCAGCAGTGATGAGAAAAGCCCGTTTATGAGGATTGGTAGAGTATTTATTAAAGCAACTAGGAACCGAACACTTGCCTCTTCAGAACTATCATTTAATGAGCAAGCTAGGGAAATCTTGTCTGATCAGGGTTCGCAACAATTTAAGTAGGATAACTGAATTCTTTTTCACCTGATACCTTTTTCTTTTCTTAAACAATATTTTTtgatataattatattttttgcCACTTATGAATTGAAGAGAGTGACTTCTTGATGACCCATGTCTCTGTAATATGGAAAGAAGTCTTTGTGCTTTAGTTGCTATGTTACAAAATTAAATTTGTATTCCCGTAGTTCTTTGTGTCAGTTAACTTACTCTGTTATATTGCAGATTGCTCTTCCTCATGCAAATATCAGATAATGGATCATTTCTACTTCTCACTGTTGTTCCTTTCTTCGCAGTTTTCTTGATAAAGCGCTGCTTTCAGCTGATTGTTCGAAGGAAGATGAAAAAGTATGTAGCATAAGTGAAGTTGAGGAGGCAAAGTCAGTTCTCAGGCTGGCTCCTGTATGGGCTTCATGTTTAGTATATGGAATCGTGTTTGCACAGCCAATCACATTATTTACCAAGCAAGGAGTTACAATGAACAGATCTATCGGGTCAAAGTTTCAGATACCTCCTGCTGCGCTACAAGCTTTTATCTACCTTGCTGTACTTCTTTTCATCCCTGTCTATGATCGTGCTCTGGTTCCAATTGCAAGAGTCCTAACTAGGAAACCTGCTGGGATAACAATGCTGCAAAGAATTGGAGTTGGACTGCTTTTTTCTGTCTTTTCCATGCTGTCAGCAGCTTTGGTTGAGATAAAACGACTTCAAACTGCACAAGATTATGGACTGGTTGATACACCAGATGCATCTATTCCAATGAGCATTTGGTGGTTGGTACCGCAGTATGTATTATTGGGACTGGCTGATGTATTTGCTATAATTGGTCTCCAAGAATTCTTCTATGATCAGGTTCCGGGTGAATTAAGAAGTGTAGGTCTTTCTTTGTATCTGAGTATCTTTGGAGTTGGGAGCTTCTTGAGCAGCATTCTCATCTCCGTGATTCAGAAGTCCTCTAGTACAAATGGTCGTGATGGTTGGTTTTCGGATAACTTGAATCGGGCTCACCTTGATTACTTTTACTGGCTACTTTCCGGACTTAGTGCAATGGCATTGGTGATGTACTTGTATATTGCACGATCATACATTTATGTGCGACGAGTATTGTAACGTTTGCGTGAATGGTGGCTTGCAATTACGTATGTATCCAGCAATGCATGTCACTTTGATGATTAGGATTACTTAAGAAACTGTATAGATTGGTTATGTTTGAGTTTCAATTGTTAAGTAGTAATTGTTTTGATATGTTCTGTTGTTACTTGTAAATCTGCGCAAAATGTCCGCAGAATTGAAATAGTAAGATATCAAAATTAGGTGTAATGTCAATTCTTCAATGAACGATATATAGCTTTTAACACTCTAAACGAGTGTACAGAGATAAGCAACAATAGTATTGCTGTTTAAATTGCAGGGAAGTAGGGCCAAGGCCCAAGGGAGGTGCTGTCCGCCCACCATAAAGCCCAAAGTTGATATATTTTATGCAAGACTATACAGCAAATTATGTCCATATTTTATTCTTATGAAGCAATAATTTAATTTAAGAACATGCATAATACTGGAAAAACATGGAAAATGGGGTTTACAAGTTTTATGATGGAAAATAAGATTTAAACAAACGTCAAATTTGTTGTTTGAGTTTAGTTATCAATATTTATAAGCCAAACACCTTTTTTCACCTTTTTTTGCTAGAAAAGCTGTATGAAATAAAAGTCAAAATAATGAACATTTCACCAAACAATTTAGGTTTAGTTATGTTTTGTAGTTCTCAGTTGAATTTTTATGgaagtcattctagcatgtgtCCTGTCCTCATGTAGCATAAGTAACGACGAGGAAACCTCGCTATGACCTCGTTTAATTGTATCTAACCCAATTAAACAACTTTTAATTTCTCTAAATTTCAATGGAAGTACGACACTAAGTCGCTATTCGCGACAGTACTATAtacatattttcagaaaattatttaatttattattacATATGATATTATTTCCTTGCATATGCACTATGTCGAAAATTAGATAACTTTTTTATAATTTTACTGTTAAGGACATGCGAAAATacattaatatataaaattatagaCCGGTCGTACTTGTCGTTTGCCAATCCATATCAGATTACTGTCAGACCACTCTCGTGTCCCGGAAAATGTTTGTATCCATAGGGATGTTATAAATATATGGAGTATGTATTGTGCTCGtctttataatatattattttgaCGACAATCAATATAAAATATCAATCAATCGATCGTACTCAATAATATCGCATAGGACAGTGTCTGGAAGGATATATCATACGCAGCCTTACCCTCATTTCAAAGAATGAAGAGGCTGTTTCCTCAAAAGACCCCCGGCTTGTGTGTGTATACAAATATGTGTGTTTTAGGTAAGTAATGATCCATAAACATAAGTATAGTAAGCGAGACAACGATAAATAATGACACAATACCTCAACCCATGGCCTTCTTCACATGGGACTTACCGTAAAAAACTTCGTTCACTGGTTCATTGTCATAAGGCCCTTTTATTTCTTATTTTGCACTACTTTTGATGCCTCAAACTCAATATTTCTCTTGGAGATCACTCTCCAAACTAAATATTTGAATTACCACAAACCTGTCCAAAAAAAACTAAAACAGCACACAATCCATCTACCATATCATGTAATTAGCCATATGGTTTTAAAAAGCGACATTGTAGCACCTACACGAGCAACTAAGACTATTAATAACTATGAGAACAAACTACCAAACTTATTAAATATAAGTACTAGACAAAGAAAATTATTACAAGCTACCAAAAAGTGCACTAAATTACTAACTACACATGCAAACTACGAAAGTCCAAACTAATCTGCCATCTTAATCCTCCTACGCCAAGATCTCCTATCTGAGGTCATGTTATCACTGAGGTTTAGGGCCCttaaacacaaatcatttaaatttaaagatgaaaaaacaaactttaaaattatatattaataaaatgaACATGTAAAACTAGTTGTCCCATTGCATTCTCAGTTTTTCCTTAATCAAAACGCTGCATTCCAAAATAATAAAACCatacaaataattttaaaattttaacaaaacAGATATCGAAAAAACTCTAATAACATGTAAAATAAAGTTTGAATTCAAGTGATAATGAAAAACCTAAATAAACTATTTGTTatctatttttaaaataaaacaattgacattaatatatgatatataaaataataagtCTACTTGTCTTTTTCTAATGTAGGTTGTtagaatatatttatatatatattttatatgattttattctCACAGAAGGATTTGGAGCAAAATTTTATGTCGTGGAGTGAAACtataagaaaattcaaaattattaGTTTACGCGGGTTGTCTACACTGTTTGAGCCCTATTTTATCCTCATAATGGTTGGGTGAAGATCAATGTACATAGTGATTTTATTCAGAATATTCCTGAAGGCGATAATAGAAACGGTATTGGTGTTGTAGTAAGAGACGCAGAAGGTCATCTTCTCAGACTGACTTATGGCACAATTCCAGGCCTTACAAATCTGAATAGTGCATTATGGGCTATTCTACTAGGCATGCGTCGTGCATTCCAGGATTCTTACGAACGTGTTATCATTGAAACCGACAATATACAAGCATATCGTGAATGCAAATATTACAAAGAAAAAAGAATTACACCACATACTAGATAGACTTTCAGGCTTATTCTTTCGAGGCttaatgataataatatttgTTATGAACTTAATTTGGTTCATCCTCATAGGAATGCAGTTGCGCGTCGTTTGGCAACCCTTGGCAGAGAGGATTCACATGACCTTCGCACATTTGATAGACCTGTTGCAGATATACAGAATTTCCTAAACATGGATTTAGGTATTGGGCCAGAGCAAGCAAGATTTCAAGACGTTGAAATCAATGATCCCGAACCAGCAAACGATGGTCAGGTTGTGCAAGTATAAAAATCTTTCAATCCATGTAATTTGATGTATACAGTTCATGTAAGGAAAACATATGTGTAAATAGAATAAACTGCAGAAATGGTTGTGCaatgtatatatattatttaaagcATCTACAGTAAACATAACATGATAGTAATCCAACATAAACAATCATTCATCTTTAAATGTTTTGCATAAAAGCGTTTATTACACTTCTCCAACTAGAACTATTACAATATACCATCACAGGAAATCGACTGCAACATAATTTATATATTTCGAGTATAATCATTTAATAGTATGCTAAGCTTTCCACTTTCTTCAATCAACATATGAGCACGATCATTCAAATTATTAAGATGTTCTTTCCACCCATCTCCAAACTTTTGGAATGCACTTATCATTTTTTCCGTGTTCTGTTTGAAGTTCTTCTCATGACCAAGTAGAGACGTAGTCGTATCACCCAGGAATCTGAGTGAATTCCCCGTATAAGAATGTGGAATTTCAGTACTACTTTGTGAAGACTCTCCATGTTTTTTCCTTGATCCATTCTTCAGAGTATCTTCTAATTCGCTGTAAAACATTGAAACTAATGGTATAGGATTTGTATAATAAAAGCAATGCAAATCATTAAATCAGATACACATTTACATCTTACTTGAATTGTTCCTCAAGGCCAACAGAACGAGCAAACAATTCAGACTGCCTGTTTTCCATTGTAGCATACATCTCTGAGTAGAAAACTTTtgcttcttccatatcattattGAATTCTGCGCACTTTATAGCTAGATTATGCAAGTCTTGCTCCGCTACATTCTTTATGCCTGACCATCTCTTCCTCTTTCTCTCTGTGAAgtcattttataatttttagaatacaTCAAAATGTAAATAAACACCCAAgaatatatatgtataagtatgTCCAGCATGTTTGGGGCAGTTTTCTTTAGTTTATAATAACTTATTGATAGTTATTAAACAGTTACCTAAATTTAGAATAACTGATTGATAGTTATTAATTTCTCTTAGTTTATCTAATTTCAACAGTCATGTTACTCGAAGTTGTCGATTATCTCATCACGTTGACAAGTTACAATAAAGAATGCTTACCAAACAACATGTTTAGAGTTGTAAAACATTCTGTTTTTATTCAATCAAATTACCCACGTTAAGCCAAACTTAATATTGTTGCCAATTTAAAATCTTAAGGATTAAAATGTGTACAGTCCATATGTTTAGATCACTTTGTAAAAGTAGTTAACCGTGAAGAATGTAGTACGTTGATTCCAAATAATGAGTTTACATTGTCGTTAAACACATAAAGCATAGTTATGTCTACAATGTTTTGTTAACATTATTGTACTGCACTTTAGTATAACTATATAAACATTAAACCAAATCGCGTCTCTTTTTTATATCGAAATTATATaatgtttattttatttaataatttccgaATTTTTTAGTATATTCTCATCTTGACGCCATTGTACATATTAACCAACTGTACTGAAATGCATACTTTTAGAATGGATTTTATATAGTACGTCTTGAATAGTATGAGCACACAATTGCATACAAAGTTTTTagttattaatattatatatttccAATTATGGCAACAACATATTTCGTTGTTTCCGAAGAACGTTTATTCCTCAATTTTGTATACTTACTGGAAAAAGATACTACAGTGTTTAGCGTGGGATCGTAATATTAATTATTTCTATTTAAaaaatacatatacatataaattttattttaattttgaaatattATCTACATCACGGTGTAATTATAAAGTGCAATTTAATATATATTctaatttgaatatacctaaaCCCTTAAACTTAAAACTTATTAAATCTATGTAAGTACGTCTAAATAACTAATAATTCAGTATTCATCTGACCAAATCTTTTTGTTTTTTACAAAATCCATGATTTATACATAAAAATCTCAATTAACATAACATGGTAAGAATCATTAAAACGATATCACTCACACATATTACTGATAATAATTGTAACGTAATGCATATTAATTTTGTGGATCTCAAGAtcaataatttataaaaaataagaAATGATATAATCCCGAGCACATAATTAGCAGCTTGACCATAAGTTACCAATATCATGCATATTTATCTAACTATCTATCATTAATATTTGTACAATTATTTAAGTTTTCATTTTTTAGGATTTATTAGGAATCGATGCATTAACAGTTATCCGCAGAAATGCATGATCATACCGCACAAATTATAGATTTGTAAAACATTAATATCGGTATAAATTAGAAATAACTAAATCAATGATTGTTGCACAATGTCAATCCATATATATGTTAGTTGTGATTGTGCATATCTCAACAAACAGAGCATATTAAGGAGTGTGATTGAACCTGTTCGAATTCTTCATTAGACTCAATATATATCGGCTCCGTGTTGTATAATTTTTCATTATGTCAATACACAGCAATACTGCTAATGGGTCAATAATTCTGTTAAAGCACCATATTTTCTCATTTTCTTAAGGAATCCATTTGTTTAATATAAGCATATTTTGTTCACTTAAAATTCTTCATCTTTGTAAACAGATGTCTTTAATTCCCTGCGTACGGTCGATACTTCACCGACTGCTTGGAGAATTAGAGTCCGTGTCACTCGGATGTGGCCGTCAATCAGAGATGCAGGAACTCATTTtatgggaatgaatctgattttaCTAGATGATGATGTAAGTTACAATATACAACCTTTATAATATGGTATAGTTGAGTTTTAGTAGAGACCTTTTTCAAACTAATTCACGCTTTTATTTTTTCTATATAGGATTATCATGTTCATGCCTTTGTTAACAGTTCTGTTTGGCATTTGTGGAATGATGTCATTCATGAGGGAAGTGTTTATGAGTTTACCCGCATCATGACCGTAGACGCTGCTGGAAAGTTGAGGCATGTTTCTTCTCCTATCAGAATTTTCTTCACAAATGTAACAACATGCCAGCAAATCGTCAATCCTCCTGTGAACATACCTATGCATAAGTTTGAACTCAGAACAATTGAGAGTCGGTATAGTTCTTCCTTTTTTGACGTACAGGATGAAGTACCTACATTTTCAAGCGGTCAGTTAAATGTATTTTTTCAACAGTAGGCTCTATGTTTTAAAAGAACTTTGTGTTATGACATAGTTAAATGTTTTGCTAGATGTTGTTGGTGTTGTGTCTAATATTCAGCCAGTAAGGAATATTTTCACGAAGTATGGTGA
This window contains:
- the LOC141670855 gene encoding protein NRT1/ PTR FAMILY 5.10-like — translated: MTAASSIISPLLSNDVVNLAVDYKNQPAIRSTSGGWRSAVLIIGVEIAERTAYTGISFNLITYLTGDLGQSTATAAANVNAWFGLSLITPLLGAVIADSYLGRYRTIVVASIIYVLGLGLLTLFAVIPSNSTDCDANSSSCHPPLYQLILFFSSLYLVAVAQGGHKPCAQAFGADQFDAEDLEECKAKSSFFNWWYFGTCTGTLVALTILSYIQDNFGWGLGFGIPCITMSTALVVYLLGTMSYRFSISSDEKSPFMRIGRVFIKATRNRTLASSELSFNEQAREILSDQGSQQFNFLDKALLSADCSKEDEKVCSISEVEEAKSVLRLAPVWASCLVYGIVFAQPITLFTKQGVTMNRSIGSKFQIPPAALQAFIYLAVLLFIPVYDRALVPIARVLTRKPAGITMLQRIGVGLLFSVFSMLSAALVEIKRLQTAQDYGLVDTPDASIPMSIWWLVPQYVLLGLADVFAIIGLQEFFYDQVPGELRSVGLSLYLSIFGVGSFLSSILISVIQKSSSTNGRDGWFSDNLNRAHLDYFYWLLSGLSAMALVMYLYIARSYIYVRRVL